The Candidatus Binatia bacterium genome has a window encoding:
- a CDS encoding protein-tyrosine-phosphatase, which translates to MSRPRVVPFVLSALAPYKGRFLLGLAQVGLISALELAKPWPLKIAIDYVLPGRPLPWVPASWARGGPLLALAALGLLGIYVCLGFLQVWNNYTTIAIGQNLVADLRSRLYQHLQRLSLSFHTRASVGDLIYRVTSDTYAIQTLAMNGVFPILASLCLLAGMFFVLFQMDGFLTVLALAVCPALIAILILLERKLTSTAREARERESRVYDHVQRTMAAMKVVQAFSKENEEHAAFTRHSAASLRAHLRLYLWQTALGASTGAVLAAGSAAVLWFGTYRVWAGTLTAGDLVVFLSYLASLYSPLQAIFSTYGAVQGARAGLWRVLELFATAPQIQDGHRDFPKPPAGRIRFEHVHFSYEPGQPTLVDIDFEAKPGEMIALVGPTGAGKSTLVSLLARFYDPDSGRVTIDGYDIRELRLRSLREAITMVLQPPMIFPLSVWENIAYGKPDATREEIERAARLAQAHDFIQRLPQGYDTVLGSQGATLSEGERQRLTIARALLRDSPILVLDEPTSSVDLATEAAIVEALAAVSRNKTTLVIAHRLSTVRRAQQILVLQRGRIVERGTFEQLLALRGHFYRLYAHGLDQPPAKVAP; encoded by the coding sequence GTGTCCCGGCCGCGTGTCGTACCCTTCGTGCTTTCTGCACTCGCCCCCTACAAGGGCAGGTTTTTACTCGGGCTCGCGCAAGTGGGTCTCATCAGTGCGCTCGAGCTCGCCAAGCCTTGGCCCTTGAAAATCGCAATTGATTACGTGCTTCCGGGCCGGCCCCTGCCCTGGGTGCCGGCCTCCTGGGCGCGAGGTGGTCCATTGCTCGCGCTTGCCGCCTTGGGCCTTCTTGGAATTTACGTTTGCCTGGGTTTCCTGCAGGTGTGGAACAACTACACCACCATCGCAATTGGCCAGAACTTGGTGGCGGACTTGCGCAGCCGCCTGTATCAGCACCTGCAGCGGCTATCGCTCTCCTTTCACACCCGCGCCTCAGTCGGCGATTTGATCTACCGGGTGACCAGCGACACGTACGCCATCCAAACCTTGGCGATGAACGGCGTGTTTCCCATTCTCGCCTCCTTGTGCCTGCTCGCCGGCATGTTTTTCGTGTTGTTCCAGATGGATGGCTTCTTGACCGTCCTGGCGCTGGCCGTTTGCCCTGCCTTGATCGCCATTTTGATACTCCTGGAGCGCAAGCTCACTTCGACTGCACGCGAGGCACGCGAGCGGGAAAGCCGCGTATACGACCACGTGCAACGCACGATGGCAGCCATGAAGGTGGTGCAGGCATTCAGTAAAGAAAACGAAGAACATGCAGCCTTCACTCGTCACAGTGCCGCCAGCTTGCGCGCGCACTTGCGCTTGTATCTCTGGCAGACCGCACTGGGTGCATCCACCGGCGCTGTGCTGGCGGCCGGCAGCGCCGCGGTTCTGTGGTTCGGCACCTACCGCGTGTGGGCGGGAACGCTGACGGCGGGCGATTTGGTGGTGTTTCTCAGTTACCTCGCTTCGTTGTACTCCCCACTGCAAGCAATCTTTTCCACCTACGGGGCCGTGCAAGGCGCGCGCGCAGGCTTGTGGCGTGTGCTGGAGCTGTTCGCCACGGCTCCGCAAATTCAGGACGGCCATCGCGATTTTCCGAAACCGCCTGCGGGACGGATTCGCTTCGAGCACGTCCATTTTTCCTACGAGCCCGGCCAGCCCACCCTCGTGGACATTGATTTCGAGGCCAAGCCCGGTGAAATGATCGCTCTGGTCGGCCCCACCGGCGCCGGCAAGAGCACGTTGGTAAGCTTGCTGGCCCGCTTTTACGATCCCGACAGCGGCCGCGTTACGATCGATGGCTACGACATCCGCGAGCTTCGCTTGCGCTCTCTTCGCGAGGCGATCACGATGGTTTTGCAACCGCCGATGATCTTCCCGCTCTCCGTGTGGGAAAACATCGCGTACGGGAAGCCCGACGCCACGCGCGAAGAAATCGAGCGGGCCGCGCGCCTCGCGCAAGCGCATGACTTCATCCAGCGCCTTCCGCAAGGGTACGACACGGTCCTCGGGAGCCAAGGGGCCACGCTTTCGGAAGGAGAGCGACAGCGGCTCACCATCGCGCGGGCGCTTTTGCGCGACTCGCCCATTCTCGTCCTCGACGAGCCGACATCCTCGGTGGACCTGGCAACCGAAGCAGCGATCGTGGAGGCGCTGGCAGCCGTTAGTCGGAACAAAACTACACTGGTGATCGCGCACCGTTTGTCCACCGTACGCCGTGCCCAGCAAATCTTGGTGCTCCAACGCGGTCGCATCGTGGAGCGCGGTACATTCGAACAATTGCTCGCGCTGCGCGGGCATTTTTATCGCCTGTACGCACACGGCCTCGACCAACCGCCCGCGAAGGTTGCACCATGA